TTCGGCCGAGAAAGGAGCTTGATCATGGCGGCGAATTACCTGCATGGCGTCGAAACCATTGAAGTCGAACGCGGCCCGCGCCCGGTGCGCACCGTCAAATCGGCGGTGATTGGCTTGATCGGCACCGCGCCGGCCGGCGCGGTCAACACCGCCACCCTGACGCTGTCGGAAAAGGACGCGGCGGCCTTTGGCCCGCAACTGGCCGACTTCACCATCCCGCAGGCGCTGGACGCGATTTACGACCACGGCGCCGGCACCGTCATTGTGATCAACGTGCTGGACCCTGCCATTCACAAGAGCAGCGCCGCCGCCGAGATGGTTGCGCTGGACAAGGCCAATGACCGAGCCAAGCTGGGGCGCGGCGCGGTATCCAATTTGGCGCTCAAGAACGCGGATGGCAGCGTCAACTATGCCGAAGGCGCGGACTATGCGCTGGACGCGCTGGCGGGCATCGTCACCCGCTTGAAAACCGGCAAAATCGCCGCTGGGGCGGCGCTCAAGGCGAGCTACGACTACGCCGATCCGGCCAAGGTGACCGCCGCCGACATCATCGGCACCGTCAACGCGGCCGGCGTGCGTACTGGACTGAAGGCGCTGAAGGACACCTATAACCGGTTCGGTTTTTTCGCCAAGTTACTGATCGCGCCCGGCTGGTGCACCCAGAATTCGGTGGCGGTGGAACTGGTGGCCATGGCGGAGCAGTTGGATGCGGTGGCCTATATCGACGCGCCTATCGCCACCACCTTCGCCCAGGCGCTGGCTGGCCGTGGTCCGGCCGGCACCATCAACTTCAACACATCCAGCGACCGCGTGCGCTTGTGCTACCCGCACGTAAAGGTATACGACCCGGTCTTGAATGCGGAACGGCTGGAGCCGCTGTCAGCCCGCGCTGCCGGCCTGCGCGCCAAGGTGGACAACGACAAAGGCTTCTGGTGGTCCAGCTCCAACCAGGAGCTGGCCGGCATCACCGGGGTGGAGCGGCAGTTGTCGGCGATGATTGACGACCCGCAATCGGAAGTGAATTTGCTGAACGAGCAAGGCATTACCACCGTCTTCAGCAGCTTCGGCAGCGGCTACCGCTTGTGGGGCAACCGCACTGCTGCCTGGCCGACCGTCAGCCACATGCGCAACTTCGAGAACGTGCGCCGCACCGGCGATGTGATCAACGAATCCATCCGCTACTTCAGCCTGCAATATATCGACATGCCCTTGAACCAGGCCACCATCGACTCGCTGGTGGAATCGGTGAACGGCTACGGCCGCAAACTGATAGGAGATGGCGCGCTGCTGGGCTTCAAAGCCTGGTTCGACCCGGCGCGCAACCCGGAAACCGAGCTGGCGGCCGGACATCTGCTGGTCAGCTACAAATACACGCCCCCGCCGCCGCTGGAGCGGCTGACCTTTGAAACCGAGATCAGCTCGGAATACCTGCTCAGCCTGAAGGGAGGAAACTGAAATGGCCGGCAAGATTGAAATCAACCGCATCACCAACGCCAATATCTACCTCAACGGCAATTCGCTGCTGGGGCGGGCGGATGAGGTAAAGCTGCCGGATGTGTCGGCCATCATGCAGGAACACAAGGCGCTGGGCATGATAGGCAAGATCGAGCTGCCGGCCGGCTTCGACAAGCTAGAGGGCGAGATCAAGTGGAACTCGCTCTACCTGGACGCGGCCAAGATAGCGGCCAACCCGTTCAAGGCGGCGCAACTGCAATGCCGCTCCAGCATCGAAACCTATGGCGCCCAGGGGCGGCTGCAGGAAGTGAGCCTGGTCACCTACCTAACGGTGATGTTCAAGAAAAACCCGCTGGGCACCTACAAACAGCATGACAACGCCGAGTTCGGCTCCGCCTTCAGTGCCACCTATCTCAAGCAGGTGATAGACGGCCAGGAGGTGCTGGAGCTGGACTACCTGGCCAACATCTTCCGAGTGGGCGGCGAGGACATGATGTCGGTGTACCGCAGCCATATCGGCGGCTGATCGTTGCTTCCAAGAACCAGGCCCGCGATTGCGGGCCTGGTTTATTTCGACGACAGGGCGACTAAATCAAGTCCTCCCGATATGGCTTCAGTTGCTCCTGCACCTTCGCATTGTCCTTATATTTCTTGTCTAGGCGCTTCAGCTGTCGCTTTGCGCTATCGCAGTAACGATTGATCTGCTTCACCAGCTTTCGCTGCTCTGCGGAACGCTCCCCACTGATTTCGCCAGATAAATGTATGCAGCTATCCGCGTCTTCCTGGAAACGCGCGACGTCTCCTGGCTGTTGAGGGGGAGCGGTTTCGGCTGCGGACGGTTGCATCGTTGCCATGCAGACCAGCAGGAAAAACGCTTTCATGATGTTTTGCATGGCCTGGCTTACTTGCAACCCTTCGTGATCTTGCCGCTATCAATGTCTTGAGTAGAGCAAGAGACCTCTTGATACTTGCCGGCCTTAAACGAAAGCCTGGTCAAATAGCATTTCCCGCCACGGCACTGAGCCTCCTCTATGTCCTTCATGCCGTTGCTGCCGCTGCCTAACACCCGAAAAGCGTCTGAATTGCCCGCATGGATGATGCTGTTCCGCTCATCCACAATCCAGTGAAAGAAGGTGTGCGCACCATAGAAAGTCGAGAGATACGGCTCCAGCTTTGGACGGACCAATAAGAAAGTCTTGTGGCTTGTGGAAAGGGGGAGCTTGCGGCTGACGAACAGCTGCTGATAGTCCCCAGCCTTGATGTCCTTGTCCGCCATTTCTTCGTCGGCCTGAGATTTCAGATCCGCATCCGAACTGACGATCAATTCCGCCTGCGTCTTGGACACGCCGGGCCAGCCATTCGTTTTCTGTTCCGTATAGGTTTCGAAGATAGGTTTAGCCAGCACAGCGCTTGAAAATAATGCGATTACCAGACCAAGAGCTTTCATCATCATTCCTTACTCACGGTTCCACCATGGCCTTTGAACATCGACACCACTTCTTCATATTTGAAGTAGTGCTGCCCCGCGACTCGGTTGCCAGCCCCTTTGCCTACAGGCATGGAGTTCCAAGTCTTGGCGGCCTTGCCAATCGCAACAGTCATGTCGCCATCGACCACAGCCTCGATTGCCTTGGCTTGCCTTAGGCCTTCCACCGCGATCAGGTCTTGCGTATGAGGCGAAAAGTCCGACAGCCCCATTTTCTTGATGCCGTTCTCGGTCCAGTTCGCTTTGTTAATTTGATACCGGCCTGCTGCAGTTGTTTTGCCGCCGGCGCCTGCGCCTGGGTGCGTGGAATAGTCTTTGATACGCCACTTGTCGTTTTTCTTACCCTTGACCGCGCCGTACATAAAGTCGTAATCGCCGCCTTCACAGTCGGCTATCGTGTCGAGAAAGGCTTTCACATTGGGTTTGCTGAGATAAGCCTCGTTCTGCGCTTTGCGAATGGCTTTCTTATCGACTTGGACAACCTTGGCGCTGCTATCGCTTGCGGGCGTGGTGGTTTTCTCTGCGACCTTGACTAAAGGCGTGCCCGTTTCGCTGACATGTGCGGTGGTATCAGTCATCAAAATCCCCAATATGGATCGCCACGATTTCCGCCGCCTTATGATCATCAAGCATATGGGTATGGCCACTACCATCCGTTTTTCCGCTCTCTTGACTGCCATCCGCTCGAATGATGGTGTACTCGGCATTTTTCAAAGGTTGGCCATCCTCATCTCGTAATTGATATTTGTCATTAAACATCAGCGCGACGGCGGCTGCGGCTGCCGCGGCAACAGCTGCGACATCGGCCCCTGCGCCTGTTGTGGCGGTGCCGCTGCCCTCATAACTGCGCATCACAGAGCCCAACGTGCTGATCAGCTTGGCGCCGCAGCTCACTGCATGGCCGTCCAGCGCCACGCCTTTGCCGCCCACCGTCCAGGTGGGGTCGCCTTCCACAATCACGCAGTTGGTGTGGCCTTGCTGCGGGCAGGTAACCGAATCGCCCACCAGGGCGACGGCCTTGCCGAACATGGTGGTGGTGCTGGAGGCGCTGACAACTTTGCCGCCGTGGCTGGTGGGATCGCCTAATCGGATAACGGGTTTCATGGGCGCAAAAATTACCACAATGCCTTGACGTTTTCGACTGGCCAATTGTGCATGACAGCTTTAAAGCCCTTTAACGGCTATCGGGTTAACCGCCGAGCACAATCCGTCTTGTTGTAACCGATCCCTCAACGAGAAAGACGCCGCCATGGACAAGATCACGCTGCAGTACCCGTTCACCAATGCCGCCGGCCAGCGCATCGAGGCGCTGGACATCAAGCGCCTGAAGCGCGCCGACCTGAAG
The Chromobacterium sp. IIBBL 290-4 DNA segment above includes these coding regions:
- a CDS encoding phage tail sheath subtilisin-like domain-containing protein, which translates into the protein MAANYLHGVETIEVERGPRPVRTVKSAVIGLIGTAPAGAVNTATLTLSEKDAAAFGPQLADFTIPQALDAIYDHGAGTVIVINVLDPAIHKSSAAAEMVALDKANDRAKLGRGAVSNLALKNADGSVNYAEGADYALDALAGIVTRLKTGKIAAGAALKASYDYADPAKVTAADIIGTVNAAGVRTGLKALKDTYNRFGFFAKLLIAPGWCTQNSVAVELVAMAEQLDAVAYIDAPIATTFAQALAGRGPAGTINFNTSSDRVRLCYPHVKVYDPVLNAERLEPLSARAAGLRAKVDNDKGFWWSSSNQELAGITGVERQLSAMIDDPQSEVNLLNEQGITTVFSSFGSGYRLWGNRTAAWPTVSHMRNFENVRRTGDVINESIRYFSLQYIDMPLNQATIDSLVESVNGYGRKLIGDGALLGFKAWFDPARNPETELAAGHLLVSYKYTPPPPLERLTFETEISSEYLLSLKGGN
- a CDS encoding phage major tail tube protein; translation: MAGKIEINRITNANIYLNGNSLLGRADEVKLPDVSAIMQEHKALGMIGKIELPAGFDKLEGEIKWNSLYLDAAKIAANPFKAAQLQCRSSIETYGAQGRLQEVSLVTYLTVMFKKNPLGTYKQHDNAEFGSAFSATYLKQVIDGQEVLELDYLANIFRVGGEDMMSVYRSHIGG
- a CDS encoding glycoside hydrolase family 104 protein; translated protein: MTDTTAHVSETGTPLVKVAEKTTTPASDSSAKVVQVDKKAIRKAQNEAYLSKPNVKAFLDTIADCEGGDYDFMYGAVKGKKNDKWRIKDYSTHPGAGAGGKTTAAGRYQINKANWTENGIKKMGLSDFSPHTQDLIAVEGLRQAKAIEAVVDGDMTVAIGKAAKTWNSMPVGKGAGNRVAGQHYFKYEEVVSMFKGHGGTVSKE
- a CDS encoding PAAR domain-containing protein, encoding MKPVIRLGDPTSHGGKVVSASSTTTMFGKAVALVGDSVTCPQQGHTNCVIVEGDPTWTVGGKGVALDGHAVSCGAKLISTLGSVMRSYEGSGTATTGAGADVAAVAAAAAAAVALMFNDKYQLRDEDGQPLKNAEYTIIRADGSQESGKTDGSGHTHMLDDHKAAEIVAIHIGDFDD